From the genome of Methanocorpusculum sp., one region includes:
- a CDS encoding 4-hydroxy-2-oxovalerate aldolase yields MEILDTTIRDGGYAVDFNFSCSDVRNISSKLEEMGIGLIEIGHGMGLNASSPKNGVAAQTDEEYMLAAGEVLTRSKFGMFCIPGIARLEDLQLASDCGASFVRVGVNADQIPLTEPYIREAKDLGLTVMTNYMKSYVLTPEEFAQNVVLSEKYGADCVYIVDSAGSMFPNEIKKYYDTVRENSEIQLGFHGHNNLGLAVTNSVYCAKLGFDFIDCSLQGLGRSSGNACTEMFLAILEKNGYQTDVDLVELFRAGYDLLSPITDKALADPFDYVCGYAGFHTSYLDQIHTCANEFDVDPFHLIIEYSKFDQANMDYDKLCSMAAAMQKNTDLRHSDHPLCSNCAS; encoded by the coding sequence ATGGAAATACTAGATACAACAATTAGGGACGGGGGGTATGCAGTTGATTTCAACTTCTCCTGTTCAGACGTGAGAAACATCTCTTCTAAACTAGAAGAGATGGGTATAGGACTTATCGAGATCGGACACGGAATGGGGCTGAATGCCAGTTCTCCAAAGAACGGCGTAGCTGCACAGACCGATGAAGAGTATATGCTTGCGGCCGGAGAGGTATTAACACGATCCAAATTCGGTATGTTCTGCATCCCGGGTATTGCACGATTAGAGGATCTCCAGCTTGCATCCGACTGCGGAGCCTCGTTTGTCAGGGTCGGTGTCAATGCAGACCAGATCCCGCTGACCGAGCCGTATATTCGTGAAGCAAAAGACCTCGGCTTAACCGTGATGACGAATTACATGAAGTCCTACGTTCTCACTCCAGAGGAGTTTGCACAAAATGTGGTTCTTTCAGAAAAATACGGGGCAGACTGTGTGTATATCGTTGACTCTGCCGGCAGCATGTTTCCGAATGAAATAAAAAAATATTATGATACCGTACGGGAAAATTCAGAAATACAGCTCGGATTCCATGGTCACAATAATCTCGGACTTGCTGTCACGAATAGTGTGTATTGTGCAAAACTTGGCTTTGATTTCATCGACTGTTCTCTGCAGGGTCTTGGAAGAAGTTCCGGCAATGCCTGCACGGAAATGTTTCTCGCGATCCTGGAGAAAAATGGGTATCAGACCGATGTTGATCTCGTTGAATTATTCCGGGCAGGATACGATCTTCTCAGTCCCATCACCGATAAAGCACTCGCAGATCCGTTTGATTATGTCTGCGGGTATGCCGGTTTCCACACAAGTTATCTGGATCAGATCCATACCTGTGCGAACGAGTTCGATGTGGATCCGTTCCACCTGATCATCGAATACTCGAAGTTTGATCAGGCAAATATGGACTATGATAAATTATGCAGCATGGCAGCAGCGATGCAGAAGAATACAGATCTCCGGCACTCCGACCATCCATTATGTTCAAACTGTGCAAGCTGA